One genomic segment of Gottschalkia acidurici 9a includes these proteins:
- a CDS encoding xanthine phosphoribosyltransferase, which produces MKALEDKIREEGTIEEGGILKVDSFLNHQLDVPFLIEIAKEFKKLFNTDKLTKILTIETSGIAIASIVAQQYGVPVLFARKTETKNLDKETYERDVYSYTKRKTYKIKVSKKFLTKDDHVLVIDDFLANGEAALGLIDIVKQSGATFEGLGIVIEKGFQKGGQKLREEGINLKSLAIVDSLENNEIKFREI; this is translated from the coding sequence ATGAAGGCTTTAGAGGATAAAATAAGAGAAGAAGGTACGATAGAAGAAGGTGGAATACTAAAAGTTGATAGCTTTTTAAATCATCAACTTGATGTTCCTTTTTTAATCGAAATTGCAAAAGAGTTTAAAAAATTATTTAATACAGATAAATTAACAAAAATACTTACAATAGAAACGTCTGGAATAGCAATAGCTAGTATAGTTGCTCAGCAATATGGAGTGCCAGTATTATTTGCTAGAAAAACAGAAACAAAAAATTTAGATAAAGAAACTTATGAAAGAGATGTATATTCATATACAAAGAGAAAAACATATAAGATAAAAGTGTCTAAAAAGTTTTTAACTAAAGATGATCATGTATTAGTAATAGACGACTTTTTAGCTAACGGAGAAGCTGCGCTAGGACTTATAGATATAGTGAAACAGTCAGGAGCAACTTTTGAAGGACTAGGAATAGTTATAGAAAAAGGATTCCAAAAAGGTGGTCAAAAACTAAGAGAAGAAGGAATAAATTTAAAGTCACTTGCAATAGTAGATTCTTTAGAAAACAATGAGATTAAATTTAGAGAAATTTAG
- a CDS encoding GTP pyrophosphokinase: MILDWKKILIPYEQAVEELKIKFKSIRSGYKRADEYSPIEFVTGRVKEISSILEKARKLDVPIDKIEEEIEDIAGIRIMCQLVDDIEKVVSLIRSRDGKDLKIVYEKDYITNIKESGYRSYHIIIKYRVHTAMGEKEILAEIQIRTLAMNFWATIEHSLNYKFKYNIPKDIRVRLKNAAEAAFLLDEEMSEIKDEIIDAQGMFRSRSSIIAEVLGKIQKVYFRGKSENIENIEKEFWELKDKGSYKELVEFNNRLDELL, translated from the coding sequence ATGATTCTAGATTGGAAAAAGATACTAATTCCATATGAACAAGCTGTAGAAGAGTTAAAGATAAAATTCAAAAGTATTAGAAGTGGCTATAAAAGGGCAGATGAATACTCTCCTATAGAGTTTGTAACAGGAAGAGTTAAAGAGATCTCTAGTATATTAGAGAAGGCTAGAAAACTAGATGTACCTATAGATAAGATAGAAGAAGAAATAGAGGATATCGCAGGTATACGTATAATGTGCCAGTTAGTTGATGATATAGAGAAAGTAGTAAGCTTAATAAGAAGTAGAGATGGGAAAGATTTAAAGATAGTATATGAGAAGGATTATATAACAAATATTAAAGAGAGTGGATATAGGAGTTATCATATAATTATAAAATATAGAGTACATACTGCAATGGGTGAAAAAGAAATACTAGCAGAAATTCAAATAAGAACCTTAGCTATGAATTTTTGGGCTACTATAGAACATTCTTTAAATTATAAGTTTAAGTATAACATACCTAAAGATATAAGAGTAAGGCTTAAAAATGCAGCAGAAGCAGCATTTTTACTAGATGAAGAGATGTCTGAAATAAAAGATGAAATAATAGATGCTCAAGGAATGTTTAGATCTAGGTCATCTATTATAGCTGAAGTTTTAGGGAAGATACAAAAAGTATATTTCAGAGGAAAATCAGAAAATATTGAGAACATAGAAAAGGAATTTTGGGAGCTCAAAGATAAAGGAAGTTACAAAGAGCTAGTGGAATTTAATAATAGATTAGATGAACTTTTATAA
- a CDS encoding YibE/F family protein has translation MKKLFIFVLTLILSLSSLVFADNPSESTDSQNHELLSAKGKVLKIISDSGDSENNNSELSFRKQIVKIKVLDGTFKDHEFIVENSMSGNLAYDIVLEEGDKVVLSIEDKGENNINVYVSDFVRDTYLFVLVIIFIVSLIAIGGFKGVKSVVTLLITGFIVLYVMLPLILKGYDPLLVTIVCTIFITLITFFIIAGVNMKSVSAIVGTTGGVLFAGFLAYIVGSLVRLTGLSSEEASMLMFIPQEVNFDFRSLLFAGIIIGTLGAVMDVSMSISSAMYELKELSPDTSYKSLVKSGLNIGKDIMGTMSNTLILAYTGSSIPLLLLFMAYNTSLSKILNLDLIATEVVRALVGSIGLVLAIPITALCTGFIIKVRSDK, from the coding sequence GTGAAAAAATTATTTATTTTTGTACTTACGCTTATTCTCAGCTTATCTAGTTTAGTGTTTGCTGATAACCCTAGCGAAAGTACTGATAGCCAGAATCATGAGTTATTATCTGCAAAAGGAAAGGTATTAAAAATAATATCTGATAGTGGTGATAGTGAAAATAACAATTCAGAATTATCTTTCAGAAAACAGATAGTCAAAATTAAAGTATTAGATGGAACTTTTAAAGATCACGAGTTCATAGTTGAGAACAGTATGAGTGGTAATTTAGCTTATGATATTGTATTAGAAGAGGGCGATAAAGTTGTATTAAGTATAGAAGATAAAGGAGAAAATAATATTAATGTTTATGTAAGTGATTTTGTAAGAGATACATACTTGTTTGTCTTAGTCATTATTTTCATAGTTTCTTTAATAGCTATAGGTGGATTTAAAGGTGTTAAGTCAGTAGTTACGTTATTAATTACCGGATTTATAGTACTTTATGTAATGTTACCTTTAATATTAAAGGGATACGATCCTTTATTAGTAACCATTGTATGTACTATATTTATAACTCTTATTACTTTCTTTATAATTGCAGGAGTAAATATGAAATCAGTATCTGCAATTGTTGGTACTACTGGTGGTGTATTATTTGCAGGTTTTCTAGCTTATATTGTAGGTTCTCTTGTTAGACTTACTGGATTAAGTAGTGAAGAAGCTAGTATGCTCATGTTTATTCCTCAAGAAGTAAACTTTGACTTTAGAAGTCTTCTTTTTGCAGGTATAATCATAGGTACTCTTGGAGCTGTTATGGATGTTAGTATGTCTATATCTTCAGCTATGTATGAACTTAAGGAACTTAGTCCTGACACTTCTTATAAATCCTTGGTCAAATCTGGATTAAATATAGGTAAAGATATTATGGGAACTATGTCAAATACCCTTATATTAGCTTATACAGGTAGTTCTATTCCTCTGTTGCTATTATTTATGGCATACAACACTTCCCTATCAAAGATTCTTAATTTGGATCTTATAGCTACAGAAGTAGTTAGAGCCTTGGTAGGTAGTATTGGTCTTGTATTAGCTATTCCTATAACTGCTTTATGTACTGGGTTTATAATCAAAGTTAGAAGTGATAAATAG
- a CDS encoding DegV family protein, with product MSNIQIVVDSTSYISSDYIKENNIEVVHLSVELDGKTDKEGLPGTFNEYFNRLQSTKDFPKTSQPPMGEFVEAYKRAFERGDEILAITFSSKLSGTYNSACMAAEMIDSEKITVIDSETAVGNYRVLIDIAVNLAKKGASREEILEEINNARKNTNINLTVESLEYLKRGGRLSNAQAIIGALLNIKPIIGLIDGELIATDKLRGKKKAIDFMISKIPENVKVISVEYIQNLEEAEKIKETLQEKFKDAEVNLNELGPVIGSHLGPKAIGICSSW from the coding sequence ATGAGCAATATTCAGATTGTAGTCGATAGTACTTCATATATATCTAGTGATTACATAAAAGAAAATAATATAGAAGTAGTTCATCTTTCTGTAGAGCTTGATGGAAAGACTGATAAAGAAGGTCTCCCGGGAACGTTTAATGAGTATTTCAATAGATTACAGAGTACAAAAGATTTTCCAAAAACATCACAACCACCAATGGGAGAATTTGTAGAAGCATATAAGCGAGCTTTTGAAAGAGGAGATGAAATTTTAGCTATAACATTCTCTTCAAAACTAAGTGGAACTTATAACAGCGCATGTATGGCTGCTGAAATGATAGACTCTGAAAAAATAACTGTTATAGACTCAGAAACAGCAGTAGGTAATTATAGAGTTCTCATAGATATTGCTGTAAATCTAGCTAAAAAAGGAGCAAGTAGAGAAGAGATACTAGAAGAAATAAATAATGCTAGAAAAAATACGAATATAAATTTAACTGTGGAATCTTTAGAATATCTAAAGAGAGGCGGAAGACTTTCAAATGCACAGGCAATTATAGGGGCATTATTAAATATAAAGCCTATTATTGGATTAATAGATGGAGAACTTATTGCTACAGATAAGCTAAGAGGTAAGAAGAAAGCTATAGACTTTATGATTAGCAAGATTCCTGAGAATGTTAAAGTAATAAGTGTAGAATATATCCAAAATCTAGAAGAAGCAGAGAAAATAAAAGAAACACTACAAGAGAAGTTTAAAGATGCAGAAGTTAATTTAAACGAGCTTGGACCAGTTATAGGATCACATTTAGGACCGAAAGCTATAGGAATATGTTCTAGCTGGTAA
- a CDS encoding putative bifunctional diguanylate cyclase/phosphodiesterase: protein MILYQFIFYNYKTTEYDNDLYSVINDLSSDLKQDIYDNFGIIKAFARDLDSESSMTEENFNTLAKKYIVQYPNIKYLLHKNKYTVTNIVYPLKENKYQLSKSLDGRTEELKAIESSLKFRDITIGYPYDYKNVDDKSRTISIRYPYFKDDEFGGLLILAIDSSKVVERRLSSNLLERYDFKFYDSNMNEFFSSTSQKVLNGNIEQFKVEDIVWNIEIKDNINSKKTILFHMILNCIIFIVLFSIFIFLEVKIFNKNEHIEELKSLKEKIKHLAYYDSLTNLPNRPKIITVLNKYISNSSNNLKKCAVIFIDLDSFKSINDNLGHSYGDKLLVLVSEAFNKFTNNKFIASRVGGDEFVFLMLDIENSIDAENLCSKLLDEISSTFYIQDKEVSTTASIGVAMYPEHGDDVDELFKNADTAMYKAKLNGKNKYALFDKSMSAEIERKIYINRFLKEAIANQELSVHYQPQLELKSNQFYDMEALLRWNNSSLGYMSPSEFIPVAEETGLIRDIGEWTIKEVCKQLNIWDKLGYEFRSVSINISPIQLYDKSFVSKVKNILETESINISRVTFEITEQALIKDLDQCINTIKELSILGFTISLDDFGTGYSSLSYLAKLPIDILKIDKSFIDNITSDEYDLALLKGIIDLAHSIKLKVITEGIECRDQFDILTNMGSDFIQGYYFSKPIAGENICKFKDSLLKKSDL from the coding sequence TTGATACTATACCAATTTATATTTTATAACTATAAAACAACCGAATATGATAATGATCTATACAGTGTAATTAATGACTTATCTAGTGATCTAAAGCAAGACATATATGATAACTTTGGTATTATAAAAGCTTTCGCTCGTGACTTAGATTCAGAAAGTTCAATGACTGAAGAAAATTTTAATACTTTGGCAAAAAAATATATTGTTCAGTATCCAAATATAAAGTACTTATTACATAAAAATAAATATACTGTTACTAATATCGTATATCCTTTAAAAGAAAATAAATATCAATTAAGCAAATCTCTTGATGGAAGAACTGAAGAATTAAAAGCAATTGAAAGTTCTTTAAAGTTTAGAGATATAACTATAGGCTATCCATATGACTATAAAAATGTGGATGATAAGTCGAGAACAATAAGTATAAGATATCCTTATTTTAAAGATGATGAATTTGGTGGATTACTTATTTTGGCTATAGACTCTTCTAAAGTTGTTGAAAGAAGATTATCTTCAAATTTATTAGAAAGATATGATTTTAAGTTTTACGATTCCAATATGAATGAGTTCTTTAGCAGTACATCTCAAAAAGTTTTAAATGGTAATATAGAGCAATTTAAAGTAGAAGATATTGTGTGGAATATTGAAATAAAAGATAACATAAATTCAAAAAAAACAATACTTTTTCATATGATATTAAATTGTATAATATTTATTGTTTTGTTCTCTATATTCATATTCCTAGAAGTAAAAATATTTAACAAAAATGAACACATCGAAGAATTAAAATCATTAAAAGAAAAAATAAAACATTTAGCATACTACGATAGTCTAACTAATCTACCTAATAGACCTAAAATAATTACTGTTTTAAACAAATACATAAGTAATTCTAGTAATAACCTAAAAAAATGTGCTGTTATTTTTATCGATTTAGATAGTTTTAAAAGCATTAACGATAATTTAGGTCATAGCTATGGTGATAAACTACTTGTACTGGTGTCTGAAGCTTTCAATAAGTTTACTAATAATAAATTTATAGCATCAAGAGTGGGTGGAGATGAGTTTGTATTTTTAATGCTAGATATAGAAAATAGTATTGACGCTGAAAATCTTTGTAGTAAGTTATTAGATGAGATAAGCTCAACTTTCTATATTCAAGATAAAGAGGTAAGTACAACTGCAAGTATTGGTGTTGCAATGTATCCTGAGCATGGTGATGATGTAGATGAACTATTTAAAAATGCAGATACTGCTATGTATAAGGCAAAGCTCAATGGTAAAAATAAATATGCTTTATTTGATAAAAGTATGAGCGCTGAAATAGAGAGAAAAATTTATATTAATCGATTCTTAAAAGAAGCTATAGCAAATCAGGAGCTATCAGTCCACTATCAACCTCAATTAGAATTAAAAAGTAATCAATTCTATGATATGGAAGCATTGTTAAGATGGAATAATAGTTCTTTAGGCTACATGTCCCCCAGTGAATTCATACCTGTAGCTGAAGAAACTGGGCTAATAAGAGATATTGGAGAGTGGACGATAAAAGAAGTCTGTAAGCAATTGAATATATGGGATAAGTTAGGATATGAATTCAGAAGTGTTTCTATAAATATATCTCCTATCCAACTTTATGATAAATCCTTTGTAAGTAAAGTTAAAAATATTTTAGAAACTGAATCTATAAATATAAGTAGAGTAACATTCGAAATAACTGAACAAGCGTTGATTAAAGATTTAGATCAATGTATTAATACTATTAAAGAACTTAGTATTTTAGGTTTCACTATATCACTAGATGACTTTGGTACTGGATATTCTTCATTGAGCTATCTAGCCAAATTGCCTATAGACATATTAAAAATAGATAAGTCATTTATAGATAATATAACAAGTGATGAATATGACCTAGCATTATTAAAAGGCATTATTGATCTTGCTCATTCAATAAAATTAAAAGTAATAACAGAAGGTATCGAATGTAGAGATCAGTTTGACATATTAACTAATATGGGTAGTGATTTTATACAAGGATACTATTTTTCAAAGCCAATAGCTGGTGAAAATATCTGTAAATTTAAAGACAGTTTATTGAAGAAGTCCGATTTATAG
- the mnmA gene encoding tRNA 2-thiouridine(34) synthase MnmA produces the protein MSKTKKVAVGLSGGVDSGTTAMILQEEGYEVIGVTMRISDHQDKEIESAKYVANTLGIEHHIVDFRNEFNNIVVKYFKETYELGKTPNPCIKCNKSFKYGRLMDFCKTIGADYFATGHYARKVYDSETNTYRILKAINSRKDQSYNLFQLTQKELEYLIFPIGEFASKEHVRKKSSEKLNIVSSKSDSTGICFIEHKKVGRYLKEVCSSSVIEGNFVDNQGNILGKHKGIAYYTIGQKRKLGEDLSFNYVVTKIDSEKNTVVLGSEENLIVNKLILENTNFLSPNVTLPLDVDIKVSQWSEVYKGKIYTEGDAIAIEFYDPVRAPAPGQAAVFYIGDELVGGGFIS, from the coding sequence ATGAGTAAAACAAAAAAAGTCGCAGTTGGTCTCAGTGGTGGTGTTGACAGTGGAACTACAGCTATGATTTTGCAAGAAGAAGGATATGAAGTAATTGGTGTAACTATGAGAATTTCAGACCACCAAGATAAAGAAATCGAATCAGCTAAATATGTAGCCAATACTCTTGGCATTGAACATCATATAGTAGATTTTAGAAATGAGTTTAACAATATAGTGGTAAAATATTTCAAAGAAACATACGAACTAGGAAAAACACCAAATCCTTGTATCAAGTGTAATAAGAGTTTTAAATATGGTAGACTAATGGATTTTTGTAAAACTATCGGTGCAGATTATTTTGCAACTGGACATTATGCTAGGAAAGTATATGACAGTGAAACTAATACTTATAGAATATTAAAGGCTATAAATAGTAGAAAAGATCAATCATACAATTTGTTTCAACTAACTCAGAAAGAATTAGAGTATCTAATATTTCCTATAGGAGAATTTGCATCTAAAGAACATGTGAGAAAAAAATCATCAGAAAAGTTAAATATAGTTTCTAGTAAGAGCGATAGTACAGGAATATGTTTTATAGAACATAAAAAGGTTGGCAGATACCTTAAAGAGGTATGTAGCTCATCAGTAATAGAGGGAAATTTTGTAGATAATCAAGGTAATATTTTAGGTAAACATAAAGGTATAGCATACTATACAATTGGTCAAAAAAGAAAACTTGGAGAAGATCTTTCTTTTAACTATGTAGTTACTAAAATAGATTCTGAGAAAAATACAGTTGTTTTAGGCTCTGAAGAAAATCTAATAGTTAATAAATTAATTCTAGAAAACACAAACTTTTTAAGCCCTAATGTTACCCTCCCACTTGATGTAGATATTAAAGTTAGTCAATGGTCTGAGGTATATAAAGGTAAAATTTATACTGAAGGAGATGCTATAGCTATAGAATTTTATGACCCTGTAAGAGCTCCTGCTCCTGGTCAGGCAGCTGTATTTTATATAGGTGATGAACTCGTAGGTGGAGGTTTTATTTCGTAG
- a CDS encoding D-alanyl-D-alanine carboxypeptidase family protein, with product MRKFKKILKLSIIIVFILCLFVIVGDKSNITNFNPIEVSNVFKDDDYTSKYIYVLNREDKNAEYKKNHNSKAYPASLTKIMTSIVALEHINDLSATAPVDVETYKKMVENNASMAGFYGNEAVTYRDLLYGTMLSSGGEAANSLAINISGSVDEFVNLMNNKASEIGLKNTRFTNPEGLHDKNQYTTAYDMAKLLDYALNNGDFRAIFTKKTFKTTSTLDHPDGINLRSTVLSKLEGVSQEGFEIIGGKSGTTYEAGECWATFSIKNGREYICIVMGAPLEDINNPDMAQMYDSIKLYSRID from the coding sequence ATGAGAAAGTTTAAGAAAATTTTAAAGTTGTCAATTATTATAGTATTTATTTTATGTCTATTTGTAATAGTAGGGGACAAGTCTAATATCACTAATTTTAATCCTATAGAAGTATCAAATGTGTTTAAAGATGATGATTATACTAGTAAATATATTTACGTATTAAATAGGGAAGATAAAAATGCAGAATATAAAAAGAATCATAATTCTAAAGCATATCCTGCATCTCTTACAAAGATTATGACAAGTATTGTTGCACTTGAACATATTAATGACTTGTCTGCAACAGCTCCTGTTGACGTAGAGACATATAAGAAAATGGTTGAAAACAATGCTTCTATGGCAGGATTTTATGGAAATGAAGCAGTAACATATCGTGACCTTTTATATGGAACTATGTTAAGTTCTGGTGGGGAAGCTGCAAATTCTCTTGCTATTAATATATCAGGAAGTGTAGATGAATTTGTTAATCTTATGAATAATAAGGCTTCTGAGATAGGTCTTAAAAATACTCGATTTACAAATCCAGAAGGTCTTCATGATAAAAATCAATATACTACAGCTTATGATATGGCTAAACTTTTGGACTATGCTTTGAACAATGGCGATTTTAGAGCAATTTTCACTAAAAAGACTTTTAAGACAACTTCTACACTAGATCATCCTGATGGAATCAATTTGAGATCAACAGTTCTTTCAAAGCTCGAAGGTGTAAGCCAAGAAGGTTTTGAAATAATTGGGGGTAAGTCAGGGACAACGTATGAAGCGGGAGAGTGTTGGGCAACATTTAGTATAAAGAATGGTCGTGAATATATTTGTATAGTTATGGGAGCACCTTTAGAGGATATTAATAATCCAGATATGGCACAGATGTATGATAGCATTAAACTTTATAGTAGGATTGATTAA
- a CDS encoding BMC domain-containing protein — protein sequence MATGQSLGIIETWGLTAAVESADAMVKAADVEFVGYKSIGAGHVTVFVRGDVGAVRAAIDVGIERVQKVGELLGSQVIPAPHREVDEILARKL from the coding sequence ATGGCTACAGGACAATCTTTAGGAATAATAGAAACTTGGGGATTAACTGCTGCAGTTGAGTCAGCTGATGCGATGGTAAAAGCAGCTGATGTAGAATTTGTAGGATACAAGTCAATAGGTGCAGGACATGTAACAGTATTCGTTAGAGGAGATGTTGGAGCTGTTAGAGCTGCAATAGACGTTGGAATAGAAAGAGTTCAAAAAGTTGGAGAGCTTCTTGGATCTCAAGTAATCCCAGCACCTCATAGAGAAGTAGACGAAATCCTAGCAAGAAAGTTATAA
- a CDS encoding GNAT family N-acetyltransferase yields the protein MENREEINKTSIEYIKGGKELLKSIEPLWEKLNNHHIKKSIYFKEQFRELSFKERKRAMEKGEEKVFFITLARDIVIDKYIGYVIAHISKDNIGEVDSIYIEDEYRGLKIGDVFMKNSLEWIQETGGEKITINVAFGNEEVFKFYARYGFFPRKTTLEKI from the coding sequence GTGGAAAATAGAGAAGAAATAAATAAAACTAGTATTGAATATATAAAAGGTGGAAAAGAGTTGTTGAAATCTATTGAGCCTTTATGGGAGAAACTTAATAATCATCACATAAAAAAATCTATTTATTTTAAAGAGCAGTTTAGAGAACTTAGTTTTAAAGAAAGAAAAAGAGCTATGGAAAAAGGAGAAGAAAAAGTTTTCTTTATAACTTTAGCCAGAGATATAGTGATAGATAAATACATAGGATACGTTATAGCTCATATATCAAAAGACAATATAGGAGAAGTTGATTCAATTTATATTGAAGATGAGTATAGAGGTCTAAAGATAGGAGACGTTTTTATGAAAAATTCTCTTGAATGGATTCAAGAGACAGGTGGAGAGAAGATAACTATTAACGTAGCATTTGGAAATGAAGAAGTATTTAAGTTTTATGCTAGATATGGATTTTTTCCCAGGAAAACTACCTTAGAAAAGATATAA
- a CDS encoding GNAT family N-acetyltransferase, with protein sequence MNIIIRQEEERDYSSVKYVVEKAFENAEYSDHKEQLLVERLRKSDAFIPELSLIAELNKEIIGHAMLTKLIIRNGKNEYESLALAPVSVLSQYQNIGIGSKLINESLKVAKQIGFKSVIVLGHEKYYPRFGFMPARTWGIKCPFEVPNESFMALELERDSLSDVDGTVIYPNEFFE encoded by the coding sequence TTGAATATAATAATAAGACAGGAAGAAGAAAGAGATTATTCATCAGTAAAGTATGTAGTAGAAAAAGCATTTGAAAATGCAGAGTATAGTGACCACAAAGAGCAACTTTTAGTTGAGAGGTTGAGAAAAAGTGATGCATTTATACCAGAATTATCCCTTATTGCAGAACTAAATAAAGAAATTATAGGACACGCTATGCTTACAAAGCTAATTATAAGAAATGGCAAAAATGAGTATGAGTCACTTGCTCTAGCACCTGTTTCAGTTCTATCACAGTATCAGAATATAGGGATTGGAAGCAAGCTAATTAACGAAAGTTTGAAGGTTGCAAAACAAATTGGTTTTAAATCAGTAATTGTCCTAGGTCATGAGAAATACTATCCTAGATTTGGATTTATGCCTGCAAGAACATGGGGTATAAAATGTCCATTTGAAGTACCAAATGAATCATTTATGGCACTAGAACTTGAAAGAGATAGCCTTTCTGATGTTGATGGAACCGTAATTTATCCTAATGAATTTTTTGAATAG
- a CDS encoding GNAT family N-acetyltransferase, whose translation MIENENKIVDYNSDIQEELEAFFKIVLESKGQRFEPEGRHSELRNIENVYSKSKGGFWIYKIDKIIVGTVAIRPLYKDQLICELKNMYVLPKYQGKKVW comes from the coding sequence ATGATAGAAAATGAAAATAAGATAGTTGATTACAATTCAGATATTCAAGAAGAACTTGAGGCATTTTTTAAAATAGTTTTAGAATCTAAGGGACAGAGATTCGAACCAGAAGGTCGTCACTCAGAACTAAGGAATATTGAAAATGTATATTCAAAAAGTAAAGGCGGATTTTGGATTTATAAAATAGACAAAATAATAGTTGGAACAGTGGCAATAAGACCATTATATAAAGATCAATTAATTTGTGAATTGAAAAACATGTATGTATTACCAAAATATCAAGGAAAAAAAGTATGGTAG
- a CDS encoding GNAT family N-acetyltransferase, whose product MYYQNIKEKKYGRTLFNYALKKAKEKGYSYIRLDTTKDSVKAINLYRSANFYEIQRYNNNNIADVFMELKIK is encoded by the coding sequence ATGTATTACCAAAATATCAAGGAAAAAAAGTATGGTAGAACTTTATTCAACTATGCACTTAAAAAGGCTAAAGAAAAAGGATATAGCTATATAAGATTAGATACAACCAAAGATTCAGTAAAAGCTATAAACTTATATAGATCAGCAAACTTTTATGAAATACAAAGATATAACAATAATAATATTGCTGACGTTTTTATGGAGTTGAAAATTAAATAA
- a CDS encoding lactate utilization protein, translated as MDKDVLWYMEKQIDRTIDNLKKNNMAGFFVKDDIELKALLKELISENSTIGVGDSMTLFETGVIEFFRNGNYVFLDKYRDGITSEEKRQIYIQNFSSDTFICSTNALTENGELYNIDGNGSRVAPMIYGPKQVILVTGVNKIVKDIEQAEKRVRNYSAPIDAKRLNKKTPCTTLGYCMDCNSPDRICNDFIIIRGQFIKDRIKVIIVGKELGY; from the coding sequence GTGGACAAAGATGTTTTATGGTATATGGAAAAGCAAATAGATAGAACTATAGATAATTTAAAAAAGAATAATATGGCTGGATTTTTTGTTAAGGATGATATAGAGTTAAAGGCTCTCTTAAAAGAACTTATCTCTGAGAATTCTACAATAGGAGTTGGTGATTCTATGACTCTCTTTGAAACAGGAGTTATAGAATTTTTTCGCAATGGAAACTATGTTTTTTTAGATAAATATAGAGATGGAATTACAAGTGAAGAAAAAAGGCAAATATACATACAAAACTTCTCGTCAGATACTTTTATATGTAGTACAAATGCTTTAACTGAGAACGGGGAACTTTATAACATTGATGGTAATGGAAGTAGGGTTGCACCAATGATTTATGGGCCTAAGCAAGTTATTTTAGTAACTGGAGTAAATAAAATTGTTAAGGATATAGAGCAAGCAGAAAAAAGAGTCAGAAATTATTCAGCACCAATTGATGCTAAAAGATTAAATAAAAAAACTCCATGCACTACTTTAGGTTATTGCATGGATTGTAATAGTCCTGATAGGATATGTAATGACTTCATAATTATCAGAGGGCAATTTATTAAAGACAGAATAAAGGTAATTATTGTAGGAAAAGAGCTAGGATACTAA
- a CDS encoding Vat family streptogramin A O-acetyltransferase: MQYGPNTNAIYPNDSIKSICFIKNVITRPNITVGDYTYYDDINGADKFEEHVTHHYEFIGDKLIIGKFCAIAKGVEFIMNGANHRMNSVTTYPFNIMGNGWEKVIPSLDDMPFKGDTIVGNDVWIGQNVTIMPGVHIGDGAIIAANSVVTKDVSPYHIVGGNPIKVIKKRFNDELIDYLLEIKWWDWPAEKVFSNLEILCSSDLNRIKSIK, encoded by the coding sequence ATGCAATACGGACCAAATACAAATGCAATATATCCAAACGATTCAATAAAAAGCATTTGCTTTATTAAGAATGTAATTACTCGTCCCAATATAACTGTTGGAGATTATACTTACTATGATGATATCAATGGAGCGGATAAGTTTGAAGAACATGTTACACATCACTATGAATTTATTGGTGATAAATTAATTATTGGTAAGTTTTGTGCCATTGCAAAGGGTGTAGAGTTTATCATGAATGGCGCCAATCATAGAATGAACTCTGTAACAACTTATCCATTCAATATCATGGGCAACGGATGGGAAAAAGTAATACCATCTCTTGATGACATGCCATTTAAAGGAGATACAATTGTTGGCAATGATGTTTGGATTGGACAGAATGTTACTATTATGCCTGGAGTTCATATAGGAGATGGGGCAATTATTGCAGCAAATTCAGTAGTTACAAAGGATGTTTCTCCATATCATATTGTAGGTGGAAATCCAATTAAAGTTATAAAGAAAAGATTTAATGATGAACTGATAGACTACCTACTAGAGATTAAATGGTGGGACTGGCCAGCAGAAAAAGTATTCTCTAACTTAGAAATACTTTGTAGCTCTGATTTAAATAGAATTAAGTCTATTAAGTAA